From Armatimonadota bacterium:
CGTCGGGAACGAACTCCACGAACTCGTGGCGGAGCGCCGTGTCCCGGCTCATTCCTTGTCCTCGTTGATGATGACGTTGCCGGCAACGGCGTAGACGCTGTTGAGCTCCCTCTCCTGGTCCAGGTAGAAGCCGCACAGCTTCTTCCACTTGATGACGGCGAGGGCAGCGTTCAGGGCGTTCAGATCGGCGATCTGGATGTTCTTCGCGTATTCGTTGGGGCCACCGTCCGTGAACGGTATCCTGTTCCGGGCGCGAACGTGGTCCCTCCGGTCCGCGGTGCTCGTCGTGACGCGCAGGATCCCGGATACGGCCCCATCCTCTTCGCCGAGTCCCATCCCGACGTCGACGAAGGAAGTCCCCAGCGCTTCCAGCTTCTCGACGATCGGCCTCTTCGCCGGTCCACCGTCGAGACACAGGAACACGAAGTCCATCCCTGAGAGCTCATCGACGTTGGACGCCTCGACGAACACGCCGTGAGGAACGATGTGCCTGTGCATTCGCGTATAGAGCTGAAAGAAGTGGTCCACCTTCCGGGGCCTGGCCTTCAGTTCGGCGACCGACGGCGCACCGGGCGATCGGAAGGCGTTGTGCTGAGAGAAGACGTCTCCGTCGAAGAGGTGGATTTCCCGGACCGGCGTCTTGGCGACGAGGTCCAGGACGTAGGACCCCGTTCCTCCCAGGCCGACTATGGCGATACGCCCCCGGAGCCGGGCGGAGGCCGCCGTGATGCCGGCCCGGCTCGACGCCGTGTCGATGTATGCAAACGGCGAATCCTCATCCTCAGGCTCGACCACGGGGAACGTCCTGGCGGTGGCCGTCGGATCGATGGAGTGGGCCGGGCTGCAGATGATCGCGACGTAGGCCGCCATCATCTCGTGGTAGTCCGGGTAGCCCGCAGGCGGCTTGCTTGAGAACGAGTGGTTGAGCATGAGGACCTCGTCTACCGGCCTCGGACTGCTCCCGTGCTTGATCTGGCCGATCTCGTTCCCGTCGCGGTCGCAGGGATGGTCTCCGGCGAAGTAGGCGACGTGGGTGCTCGGGGCCGTCGCGACGTCGCCTGAGAGGGTCAGTTCGGCGGCCAGTATGCCCCGTCTGATCTTCCGGTCGGCACCGACGTAGGGAACGTCCTTGAGCAGCAGGTACCCGGACCGGACCTCGATGTCATAGCCCTCGTCGCGCAGCCGCTGCAGGTCGGCGCTATGACTTATTAGTCGCTCTGACATCGAAGATCATTCCGTCCTTCACCCTGACCGATTCGCCGTCAACCAGGGTTCCCTCGGGCTTCTGGCCCTGCCCGTTCCGGTAGGTGACGGTGAATATGACGTTATCGCCCGTCGGAGGCGGGTCGAAGGCCAGAGCGACGACCTGCGCGAACGAGATATCCTTGCCGGCCACGACCTTTCGCCGGCCGTTCACGACGATGGCGGTTTCCTTCTCGTGCACCCGTTCGGCGGTCACGTTTTGCTGTGTGTCTTCCATCTGAATCCTCCTATGCTCGTTAGGCTGGCGCTTGGCGCCGGCGGCATCCGGCCCTGGCCGGTCAGAACCGGGGGAGGGCCAGCAGGTTGTCGGTCCACGCGCCGTCCGCGTGGGTCCGCAGGTACGGCGGGTGGGCCTCGACGATCCCCACTTCCACCGTGCGGCTGCCGTCCGACACGGTGGCGCGGCTGCCGGGCTTACGAAGCCACGCGACCATTTCCTCGCGCGTGTTCTGGCCAGCGCTCCCGTCCTCCGGATTGAGCCAACGGACGGCGGCGATGTGCTCGTGCTGCGAGCCGCCGGCAAAATGGATCTGCGTGACCTGTACCATTCCCGTCCTCCTGTTTCTGTTGTAATTGCGTCCTCTTTGAGTATAATGGAGGTATGGACGCCTGTCAACACATTAAGGAAAATATTGTCCCGTTACGGGATACGCCGCCCGGAGGGACCCCGGCATGAGCCTGCTGGAGTACGTCGCGCAGAGGATCCGCGCCCTGAGAACGGCCAGGGGACTGTCGCAGGAAGCCCTGGCGAAGAGCCTGGCGGTCGCGACCAACACCGTCTCGCGGTGGGAGACCGGAGCCTACAGGCCGTCGATCGAGGACCTGGACAAGCTGGCCCGCTTCTTCCGGGTCTCCGTGCTCGAGTTCTTCCCGCAGGAGGACCAACCGGCCAACGCCCCGGTGGCCGCCCTGCTGCGGGCGGCGAAGGACCTTCCCGAGCAAGACATCCTGGAGCTCCGCCGATTCGCTGAATTCCGCCAGGCCCAGGCGCTGCTTCGCGACGGCTCAAAGAAGCGGCCTGGCCGCAAGAGGAAGGAGGCCTGATGACCCGTTCCCAGTACTACGACCGCCTGCGGGCCCTGGCCCGCGAGGTGAGGCTTGAGCACAGCCTCACAAGCCCGCGCGTCACCCTGTCCGACATGCGGCGGATCTACAAGGCGTACGGGATACGGATCGTCTACTGGCGGCACCGGATGCGGAAGCTGCGCGGCGCCTACTTCCGGGACGAGACGGGGGCGCACGTGATGGTAGACGCCACCCTGCCGGACGAGCAGCGGATCTTCACCCTGGCCCACGAACTCAAGCACCACCTGGCGGGCGACGACCCGGCGGAGCGGTCGGATGACGCCGCCGTGAGCGACCCCGCCGAGATCGGCGCGGAGGTCTTCGCCGCCGAGCTCATATTCCCCGACCAGGACTTCGCCGCCGCCCTCGGACAGGCGGGAGTCGTCTTGGGTGTATGCCCGGCGGAGGCCATCGTCCGCCTCAAGCACGACAGCAGGACCACGCTGAGCTATGCCGCGCTCGCCAAGAAGGCTGTCTTCCTGGGATTCGCCCCGAGGGGCGCCTTCGAGAAGGTGTTCTGGAAGAAACTCGAGGAGAACGTCTATGGAGAGCCGCTGTACAAGCGGATTAACCGCCGCCGGCAGCAACGCGGGAGCGGCTGACCGCCTCCAACCGGCCGCTAAGCAGCCAGGCTAATGCGCGGCCTGCCCAGTCGCCGGGCGGTCCGCGGCACGCCTGTTGCGGTCTCCAGACGAATAAGGGGGCGGGCTGGAGCCGCCCCCTTCGGGGTTTTGTCGGAACGGTTCCGGCGCTCGGTTCGGCGCCGGCCCGTTCAGGGAAGTTCAGACTCCGCCCCCGCCGCCACCAGGCGTGCCGTTACGCGCAGCACCTCGGCGTCCGCCTGGACGGCGCTGCGCTCACGCTTGAGTCCCGAGAGTTCGGAGAGCAACCGCTGGCATTCGCTGTCCTCGGCGGTTTCCTGTTCGATGAGGGCCTTGCGGGCCATGTCGTTGGTGGCGAGAGGCTTGTTATCCGCCCCTCGCCGGTCGACCACGTCCGCGGCGATGTAGGCGCTGCGGACGGCATACTCGCGTTCGAGACCGAGGATTCTAGTATCGAGCCGACCGGTCTCAGTGAGCGCCCTGTGGAGCGCAATGGGTACCGATTTCACCGCCGCCGCGAGAGGCAGTGCCTCCAGCACGGCGGCAACCGGCGTCATGTCCTTCGTAGTCGCCATTTGACTTCTCCTTGCGGCAGCGGCGTTACGCCGTCACCGACTGCTGCTGGTGCTTCGGGCACAAGGGGCGCCCGAACTTGTTCACGCTCACGTCACGCTGACCTTTGGTCAAGGGCCGTCCGCACTCCTCGCAGGCAAGGGCGCCAGTCGGTTCGGCGCGGTTAGGACGATAACCATTACCATTGCCGTTTCCGCGCGGGGCGTCGACAATTCGTTCCCCTTCGCCAAATTCAGGTGCGAACTGGGTTCCGTATCCGAGCACGCCGAGCGCCCGGCCGATGGCACCGGTCGAGGCCTTCTCCACGAAGTCGGCGAAGTTGGCAGCGCTTTCCATCTTGACGCCGGCGGCCAGAAGCCGTCCTTCGTGGTCGGTAACCGTGGCGGAGAAGACCGCGACACCGCGCTGCAGGTCGAGTTCGACGACCTGGGTATCGATGCCGAAGTCGGGGTGTTCCTCTCGGAACCACACCAGGCGGAACGCGACCGGAAGGTACTCCCGGCCGCCCTGAACCCTGATGATGTGTTTCCTCACGTCAAATGCCATTCTGTCAGTCCTCCATTTCCTCACACTCGCGGAACCGCGGGCAGCCGCACCCTGGCAGGTTGCACACTGCCGCCGTTCCGTCCCGGTTTCCCGCGTGCTCCTCGTCTGCGTGTCCGCACAGGCAGGTGCGGGGCAGTGCCGCTGGCAGTCGGGTTCGTTGCCGCCGGATGTCCGGCGTCGTAAATGGTGTTGTACTCGCCATATGGGATCCGCTTTCGATGGACAATGCGGAAGTAGCGCTGGCCGGCGTTGCCGTGGATTTCGCCGATGGTATCGAGCACGGAGGCCAAGCCTTGGGCTTCGACGCAGGCCAGGATGATGTCGTACAGTTGCAGGGGGTAGTCGGCCAGGTGCTCGCGCACCACGGCGACAATGCGTTCCATCTCGGTCCCTCCAATCGGCGTGAGCCGTGCGCACTAAGCCGCAACGATCTCACGAATATCGGAAGGTGTGAGGGTTAGGATCCGACCGCCGACCGCTTCCAGTTCGGTGGCCCGGTCATAATTGCTGAGGGTCGCGGCCGTGGCGGTTACGGCATTGCTGAGGCCCCACATGCTGAGGTCCGC
This genomic window contains:
- a CDS encoding ThiF family adenylyltransferase; protein product: MSERLISHSADLQRLRDEGYDIEVRSGYLLLKDVPYVGADRKIRRGILAAELTLSGDVATAPSTHVAYFAGDHPCDRDGNEIGQIKHGSSPRPVDEVLMLNHSFSSKPPAGYPDYHEMMAAYVAIICSPAHSIDPTATARTFPVVEPEDEDSPFAYIDTASSRAGITAASARLRGRIAIVGLGGTGSYVLDLVAKTPVREIHLFDGDVFSQHNAFRSPGAPSVAELKARPRKVDHFFQLYTRMHRHIVPHGVFVEASNVDELSGMDFVFLCLDGGPAKRPIVEKLEALGTSFVDVGMGLGEEDGAVSGILRVTTSTADRRDHVRARNRIPFTDGGPNEYAKNIQIADLNALNAALAVIKWKKLCGFYLDQERELNSVYAVAGNVIINEDKE
- a CDS encoding multiubiquitin domain-containing protein, whose translation is MEDTQQNVTAERVHEKETAIVVNGRRKVVAGKDISFAQVVALAFDPPPTGDNVIFTVTYRNGQGQKPEGTLVDGESVRVKDGMIFDVRATNKS
- a CDS encoding DUF3892 domain-containing protein, coding for MVQVTQIHFAGGSQHEHIAAVRWLNPEDGSAGQNTREEMVAWLRKPGSRATVSDGSRTVEVGIVEAHPPYLRTHADGAWTDNLLALPRF
- a CDS encoding helix-turn-helix domain-containing protein — encoded protein: MSLLEYVAQRIRALRTARGLSQEALAKSLAVATNTVSRWETGAYRPSIEDLDKLARFFRVSVLEFFPQEDQPANAPVAALLRAAKDLPEQDILELRRFAEFRQAQALLRDGSKKRPGRKRKEA
- a CDS encoding ImmA/IrrE family metallo-endopeptidase, with the translated sequence MTRSQYYDRLRALAREVRLEHSLTSPRVTLSDMRRIYKAYGIRIVYWRHRMRKLRGAYFRDETGAHVMVDATLPDEQRIFTLAHELKHHLAGDDPAERSDDAAVSDPAEIGAEVFAAELIFPDQDFAAALGQAGVVLGVCPAEAIVRLKHDSRTTLSYAALAKKAVFLGFAPRGAFEKVFWKKLEENVYGEPLYKRINRRRQQRGSG